A single region of the Nocardioides aurantiacus genome encodes:
- a CDS encoding ABC transporter ATP-binding protein: protein MAEIVLDHVVKRYPDGALAVDDFNLTIADGEFIILVGPSGCGKSTTLNMVAGLEDITQGELRIDGKVVNDKAPKDRDIAMVFQSYALYPHMTVGENMAFPLTLAGVDKATIKSKVDEAATMLELTQHLDRKPANLSGGQRQRVAMGRAIVRSPKAFLMDEPLSNLDAKLRVQMRTQVSRIQKSLATTTLYVTHDQTEAMTLGDRVVVMRGGIVQQVGSPTELYEQPRNLFVAGFIGSPSMNFLPATIEGEALATGLGQLQMPDRIRRAVERSKGREVIVGIRPEHFEDAALVGDKPGSTFEVPVDLVESMGSDVYAYFSVRGSTATSRDLDDLAADSGQDMHSEGTQVNARLDAAAHVRSGQQAQLWVDTAKMHVFDGETGENLTHESHERAGAAS, encoded by the coding sequence GTGGCTGAAATCGTCCTGGACCACGTCGTCAAGCGCTACCCCGACGGGGCCCTGGCCGTCGACGACTTCAACCTGACCATCGCCGACGGCGAGTTCATCATCCTGGTCGGCCCCTCGGGCTGCGGGAAGTCCACCACCCTCAACATGGTCGCCGGGCTGGAGGACATCACCCAGGGCGAGCTGCGCATCGACGGCAAGGTGGTCAACGACAAGGCGCCCAAGGACCGCGACATCGCGATGGTGTTCCAGTCCTACGCGCTCTACCCCCACATGACGGTGGGCGAGAACATGGCGTTCCCGCTGACCCTCGCGGGCGTCGACAAGGCCACCATCAAGAGCAAGGTCGACGAGGCCGCCACCATGCTGGAGCTGACCCAGCACCTCGACCGCAAGCCGGCCAACCTCTCCGGCGGCCAGCGGCAGCGGGTCGCGATGGGGCGCGCGATCGTCCGCAGCCCCAAGGCGTTCCTGATGGACGAGCCGCTGTCCAACCTCGACGCCAAGCTGCGCGTGCAGATGCGCACCCAGGTCTCGCGGATCCAGAAGTCGCTGGCCACGACCACCCTCTACGTCACCCACGACCAGACCGAGGCGATGACGCTCGGCGACCGCGTCGTGGTGATGCGTGGCGGCATCGTGCAGCAGGTCGGCTCGCCGACCGAGCTCTACGAGCAGCCGCGCAACCTGTTCGTGGCCGGCTTCATCGGCAGCCCCTCGATGAACTTCCTGCCCGCCACCATCGAGGGGGAGGCGCTCGCCACCGGCCTCGGCCAGCTGCAGATGCCCGATCGGATCCGTCGCGCGGTCGAGCGCAGCAAGGGTCGTGAGGTCATCGTCGGCATCCGGCCCGAGCACTTCGAGGACGCCGCCCTGGTGGGCGACAAGCCGGGCTCGACCTTCGAGGTGCCGGTCGACCTGGTGGAGTCGATGGGCTCCGACGTCTACGCCTACTTCAGCGTGCGCGGCTCGACCGCGACCTCGCGGGACCTCGACGACCTCGCGGCCGACTCCGGCCAGGACATGCACAGCGAGGGCACGCAGGTCAACGCCCGCCTCGACGCGGCGGCGCACGTGCGGTCGGGCCAGCAGGCGCAGCTGTGGGTCGACACCGCGAAGATGCACGTCTTCGACGGCGAGACCGGCGAGAACCTCACCCACGAGTCGCACGAGCGGGCGGGCGCTGCGAGCTGA
- the murI gene encoding glutamate racemase, protein MSDAPIGIFDSGFGGLTVARAVMDQLPHEPVVYLGDTARQPYGPKPIGEVREYALECLDHLVEQGVKALVIACNSASAAVLRDARERYDVPVVEVILPAARRAVAASREGRIGVICTRATAESMAYDDAFAAAPQVTLSTRVCPRFVELVEQGVTSGPELLAAAHDYLDPLVEAQVDTLILGCTHYPLLTGVISLVMGDGVTLVSSAEECAKDVYRTLVQHGLERGSHEPATHRFLTTGQPEEFATIGRRFLGPELQRATQYAGGAWVMSA, encoded by the coding sequence GTGAGTGACGCGCCGATCGGGATCTTCGACTCGGGCTTCGGAGGTCTGACCGTCGCCCGGGCCGTGATGGACCAGCTCCCGCACGAGCCGGTGGTCTACCTGGGCGACACCGCCCGGCAGCCCTACGGTCCCAAGCCGATCGGCGAGGTCCGCGAGTACGCCCTGGAGTGCCTCGACCACCTCGTCGAGCAGGGCGTCAAGGCACTCGTCATCGCCTGCAACTCCGCCAGCGCCGCCGTGCTGCGCGACGCGCGCGAGCGCTACGACGTGCCGGTGGTCGAGGTGATCCTGCCCGCGGCCCGCCGTGCGGTCGCCGCCTCCCGCGAGGGCCGGATCGGCGTGATCTGCACCCGCGCCACCGCCGAGTCCATGGCCTACGACGACGCGTTCGCCGCCGCGCCGCAGGTGACGCTCTCGACGCGGGTGTGCCCCCGCTTCGTCGAGCTGGTCGAGCAGGGGGTCACGAGCGGGCCCGAGCTGCTGGCCGCCGCCCACGACTACCTCGACCCGCTGGTCGAGGCGCAGGTCGACACCCTGATCCTGGGCTGCACCCACTACCCGCTGCTCACCGGCGTGATCTCGCTGGTGATGGGCGACGGGGTGACGCTGGTCAGCAGCGCGGAGGAGTGCGCCAAGGACGTCTACCGCACCCTGGTGCAGCACGGCCTGGAGCGCGGGAGCCACGAGCCGGCCACCCACCGCTTCCTCACCACCGGCCAGCCGGAGGAGTTCGCGACCATCGGCCGGCGCTTCCTCGGTCCCGAGCTGCAGCGGGCCACGCAGTACGCCGGCGGCGCGTGGGTGATGTCGGCATGA
- a CDS encoding PLP-dependent cysteine synthase family protein encodes MTRYDDLLASVGSTPLVGLPRLSPSPEVRLWAKLEDRNPTGSIKDRPALRMIEAAEADGTLRPGCTILEPTSGNTGISLAMAAKLKGYRLVCVMPENTSAERRQLLRMWGAEIVSSPAAGGSNEAVRVAKKVADEHPDWVMLYQYGNAANALSHEEGTGPEILADLPEVTHFVGGLGTTGTLMGVSRCFRARKPDVKVVAAEPRYGELVYGLRNLDEGFVPELYDASLIDSRFSVGPRDAVRRVRELLEAEGIFAGISTGAILHAALGQAAKAIKAGERADIAFIVCDGGWKYLSTGAYEGTVDEAEDRLEGQLWA; translated from the coding sequence ATGACGCGCTACGACGACCTGCTCGCCTCGGTCGGGTCCACCCCGCTCGTCGGGCTGCCGCGGCTCTCGCCGTCGCCCGAGGTCCGGCTCTGGGCCAAGCTGGAGGATCGCAACCCGACGGGGTCGATCAAGGACCGCCCGGCGCTGCGGATGATCGAGGCCGCCGAGGCCGACGGCACGCTGCGTCCCGGCTGCACGATCCTCGAGCCGACGTCGGGCAACACCGGCATCTCGCTGGCCATGGCGGCCAAGCTCAAGGGCTACCGCCTGGTCTGCGTGATGCCCGAGAACACCTCGGCCGAGCGGCGCCAGCTGCTGCGGATGTGGGGGGCCGAGATCGTCTCCTCGCCGGCCGCGGGCGGCTCCAACGAGGCGGTCCGGGTGGCCAAGAAGGTCGCCGACGAGCACCCCGACTGGGTGATGCTCTACCAGTACGGCAACGCCGCCAACGCGCTCTCCCACGAGGAGGGCACCGGCCCGGAGATCCTCGCCGACCTGCCCGAGGTCACCCACTTCGTGGGCGGGCTGGGCACCACCGGCACCCTGATGGGCGTCAGCCGCTGCTTCCGGGCCCGCAAGCCCGACGTCAAGGTCGTCGCGGCCGAGCCCCGCTACGGCGAGCTCGTCTACGGCCTGCGCAACCTCGACGAGGGCTTCGTCCCCGAGCTCTACGACGCGTCGCTGATCGACTCCCGCTTCTCGGTCGGCCCGCGTGACGCCGTACGCCGGGTGCGCGAGCTGCTCGAGGCCGAGGGCATCTTCGCCGGCATCTCGACCGGCGCCATCCTGCACGCCGCGCTCGGGCAGGCCGCCAAGGCGATCAAGGCCGGCGAGCGCGCCGACATCGCGTTCATCGTGTGCGACGGCGGCTGGAAGTACCTCTCCACGGGCGCCTACGAGGGCACGGTCGACGAGGCGGAGGACCGCCTCGAGGGCCAGCTCTGGGCCTGA
- a CDS encoding nicotinamidase, producing MKSALIVVDVQNDFCEGGSLPVSGGARVAGEVSQLLRAWSAGGSGAPSYDVVVATKDHHVDPGDHWSSNPDYVDTWPVHCEVGTDGEEFHPALEHRPFDEVFRKGRHEAAYSGFEGTSPDGEKLASWLRDRGIEQVDVCGIATDHCVRATVLDAVGEGFETRVLTDLCVGVAPESTEAALAAFRDAGAHLT from the coding sequence ATGAAGAGCGCCCTGATCGTCGTCGACGTCCAGAACGACTTCTGCGAGGGCGGCTCGCTGCCCGTCAGCGGTGGTGCGCGCGTCGCCGGCGAGGTCTCGCAGCTGCTGCGGGCGTGGTCGGCAGGCGGGTCCGGCGCTCCGTCGTACGACGTGGTGGTGGCGACGAAGGACCACCACGTCGACCCGGGCGACCACTGGTCCAGCAACCCCGACTACGTCGACACCTGGCCGGTGCACTGCGAGGTCGGCACGGACGGCGAGGAGTTCCACCCCGCCCTGGAGCACCGGCCCTTCGACGAGGTGTTCCGCAAGGGGCGCCACGAGGCGGCGTACTCCGGGTTCGAGGGCACCTCCCCCGACGGGGAGAAGCTCGCCTCCTGGCTCCGCGACCGCGGCATCGAGCAGGTCGACGTCTGCGGCATCGCCACCGACCACTGCGTCCGCGCCACCGTCCTCGACGCCGTCGGCGAGGGCTTCGAGACCCGCGTCCTCACCGACCTCTGCGTCGGCGTGGCCCCCGAGTCCACCGAGGCCGCCCTCGCCGCCTTCCGCGACGCCGGCGCCCACCTCACCTGA
- a CDS encoding DUF2017 domain-containing protein produces MSGFRRHRRSGAAVATFTVHEADLLRSLAGQIIELLRSEEATPQAEDPLERMLDFSGPTTVPDDPVLARLFPSAYPDDEEAAGDFRRYTEATLRNGKAASAATVIDSLEDAGLPAEPEDGVFIDVELDPPTAMTWMRAFTDMRLAIATRLGVEEGDEERWAALPEDDPQAQVHDIYEWLGFLQETLVRSAA; encoded by the coding sequence GTGAGCGGCTTCCGACGTCACCGGCGCAGCGGCGCCGCGGTGGCGACCTTCACCGTGCACGAGGCCGACCTGCTCCGCTCGCTGGCGGGGCAGATCATCGAGCTGCTGCGCAGCGAGGAGGCCACGCCGCAGGCCGAGGACCCGCTGGAGCGGATGCTCGACTTCTCGGGGCCGACCACCGTCCCGGACGACCCGGTGCTGGCGCGGCTGTTCCCCTCGGCGTACCCCGACGACGAGGAGGCGGCCGGCGACTTCCGCCGCTACACCGAGGCCACGCTGCGCAACGGCAAGGCGGCCTCGGCGGCGACCGTGATCGACAGCCTCGAGGACGCCGGGCTGCCGGCCGAGCCCGAGGACGGCGTGTTCATCGACGTCGAGCTCGACCCGCCCACGGCGATGACCTGGATGCGCGCGTTCACCGACATGCGGCTGGCCATCGCCACCCGTCTCGGGGTGGAGGAGGGCGACGAGGAGCGCTGGGCCGCGCTGCCCGAGGACGACCCCCAGGCCCAGGTGCACGACATCTACGAGTGGTTGGGCTTCCTGCAGGAGACCCTGGTCCGGTCCGCAGCCTGA
- a CDS encoding enoyl-CoA hydratase-related protein: MADLLVRREGAALWLTLDRPDSSNALTGEMVADLAEALRGSTADADVRVVVLTGTGAAFCAGADLGGEDPAGKYDGGSVDGANALVRAVTDLAVPVVCGLNGVAAGVGMPLALACDLVVATRSASLTLAFTRIGLMPDGGATALVAAAVGRARTMRLALLSERIDADEAHAAGLVSHVVDDADYEQGLADVVARVAAGPPLAYAATKKAVNATTLGDLEGAFARERSGQSVLLRTADAAEGMAAFAAKRRPTFTGE; this comes from the coding sequence ATGGCCGACCTGCTCGTACGACGCGAGGGCGCTGCGCTGTGGCTCACCCTCGACCGCCCCGACTCCTCCAACGCCCTCACCGGCGAGATGGTCGCCGACCTCGCCGAGGCGCTGCGCGGCTCCACCGCCGACGCGGACGTCCGGGTCGTCGTGCTCACCGGGACCGGCGCGGCCTTCTGCGCCGGGGCCGACCTCGGCGGCGAGGACCCGGCCGGGAAGTACGACGGCGGCTCGGTCGACGGCGCCAACGCGCTGGTCCGCGCGGTCACCGACCTCGCCGTCCCCGTCGTCTGCGGCCTCAACGGCGTCGCCGCCGGCGTCGGGATGCCGCTGGCGCTGGCCTGCGACCTGGTCGTCGCGACGCGCTCGGCCTCCCTGACCCTGGCCTTCACCCGGATCGGCCTGATGCCCGACGGCGGCGCGACCGCCCTGGTCGCCGCGGCCGTGGGCCGCGCCCGGACGATGCGCCTGGCGCTGCTGTCCGAGCGCATCGACGCCGACGAGGCCCACGCGGCCGGGCTGGTCAGCCACGTCGTGGACGACGCCGACTACGAGCAGGGCCTGGCCGACGTGGTGGCCCGGGTGGCGGCCGGCCCGCCCCTGGCGTACGCCGCGACCAAGAAGGCCGTCAACGCCACCACCCTGGGTGACCTCGAGGGCGCCTTCGCCCGCGAGCGCTCGGGCCAGTCGGTCCTGCTCCGCACCGCCGACGCGGCCGAGGGCATGGCCGCCTTCGCCGCCAAGCGCCGCCCGACCTTCACCGGCGAGTAG
- a CDS encoding metallophosphoesterase family protein, with protein MVTTLVVADEIASNLQDHTLRDIAPGLVLSAGDLPWDYLEWIASTVSCPVVFVPGNHDPEVSRARESRNGVWTLDGRWADSPRPAGVIHADQEVVEVAGLRIAGLGGCVQYRPGPHQYTQRQFNGRAGRLVRKARRRGPVDVLLTHAPPFGLGDEDDGPHVGIEALHGVLERLEPTWHLHGHIHPFGMPKPDRTVGRTTVRNVIPWRVIDITARTGSIATQSA; from the coding sequence ATGGTCACCACCCTGGTCGTCGCCGACGAGATCGCGTCGAACCTGCAGGACCACACCCTGCGGGACATCGCGCCGGGTCTCGTCCTGTCCGCGGGCGACCTGCCGTGGGACTACCTCGAGTGGATCGCCTCCACCGTCAGCTGCCCCGTCGTCTTCGTGCCGGGCAACCACGACCCCGAGGTCAGCCGGGCGCGCGAGTCCCGCAACGGCGTCTGGACCCTCGACGGCCGCTGGGCCGACTCCCCCCGCCCCGCCGGCGTGATCCACGCCGACCAGGAGGTCGTGGAGGTCGCCGGTCTCCGCATCGCCGGGCTCGGCGGCTGCGTGCAGTACCGACCCGGCCCGCACCAGTACACCCAGCGCCAGTTCAACGGCCGCGCCGGCCGGCTCGTTCGCAAGGCCCGCCGCCGCGGTCCGGTCGACGTGCTGCTCACCCACGCGCCGCCGTTCGGCCTCGGTGACGAGGACGACGGCCCGCACGTCGGGATCGAGGCGCTGCACGGCGTGCTCGAGCGGCTGGAGCCGACCTGGCACCTGCACGGCCACATCCACCCGTTCGGGATGCCCAAGCCCGACCGCACCGTGGGGCGTACGACGGTCCGCAACGTGATCCCCTGGCGCGTAATCGACATCACCGCCCGCACCGGGTCGATCGCGACGCAGTCGGCCTGA
- a CDS encoding MoaD/ThiS family protein, which produces MTIEVRIPTILRTYTGGEKAVQGQGDTLAALIEDLEGNHPGLKDRLVEVKDGQDDLRRFVNLYVNDEDVRFTGGLGTTLSDGDQVVVLPAVAGG; this is translated from the coding sequence ATGACCATCGAGGTCCGTATCCCCACCATCCTGCGCACCTACACCGGCGGCGAGAAGGCCGTCCAGGGCCAGGGCGACACGCTCGCGGCGCTGATCGAGGACCTGGAGGGTAACCACCCCGGCCTCAAGGACCGGCTCGTGGAGGTCAAGGACGGCCAGGACGACCTGCGCCGCTTCGTGAACCTCTACGTCAACGACGAGGACGTCCGCTTCACCGGCGGCCTCGGCACCACGCTCTCCGACGGCGACCAGGTCGTCGTGCTCCCGGCCGTCGCCGGCGGATGA
- a CDS encoding Mov34/MPN/PAD-1 family protein — protein MLTLTEAVRDQIVAHAKRDHPDEACGVVAGPEGSDRAERVVEMVNAAGSPTFYEFDSGELLDLYKQMWARDEEPVVVYHSHTATEAYPSRTDIGLASEPGAHYVLVSTREHGNSDGPVEFRSYRIIDGEVTEEEVTIVKEHS, from the coding sequence GTGCTCACCCTGACCGAGGCCGTGCGCGACCAGATCGTCGCCCACGCCAAGCGGGACCACCCCGACGAGGCCTGCGGCGTGGTCGCCGGACCCGAGGGCAGCGACCGCGCCGAGCGCGTGGTGGAGATGGTCAACGCCGCGGGGTCGCCCACCTTCTACGAGTTCGACTCCGGCGAGCTGCTCGACCTCTACAAGCAGATGTGGGCCCGCGACGAGGAGCCGGTCGTGGTCTACCACTCCCACACCGCCACCGAGGCCTACCCCAGCCGCACCGACATCGGGCTGGCGAGCGAGCCGGGAGCGCACTACGTGCTCGTCAGCACACGCGAGCACGGGAATTCTGACGGCCCTGTGGAGTTCAGGTCGTATCGCATCATCGACGGCGAGGTGACCGAGGAAGAGGTCACCATCGTGAAGGAGCACTCATGA
- a CDS encoding ParB/RepB/Spo0J family partition protein, with protein MVRDTGSPRADAENDFLRARRHQTLSQLAGWLRADTESAKESLSFSEVVKALGRRGEHSLGIQVIPLDRIVGSVDKVRDFDRRFRPTTDKSRQRWEQIARKTREGHYFPPIDVYKLGNLYFVRDGHHRVSVARSLGTREIEAMVTEIETVIDTEGIGGRRDLDGKNWGLRFLKRVPLTGHRRAEINCTRPDDYHRLAEMVEAWACRLMHAERAYFDEETMARRWFDEEYTPVLQMIDDAGVRGPLETGADAYIRVAGERYRLIREHAWNTEVLQMIRDQQERARRRSSPGGAVRA; from the coding sequence ATGGTGAGAGACACCGGCTCCCCCCGCGCCGATGCCGAGAACGACTTCCTGCGCGCCCGCAGGCACCAGACCCTGTCCCAGCTCGCCGGGTGGCTGCGCGCCGACACCGAGTCGGCCAAGGAGAGCCTGTCGTTCTCCGAGGTCGTCAAGGCGCTGGGCCGCCGCGGCGAGCACTCGCTCGGCATCCAGGTGATCCCGCTGGACCGCATCGTCGGGTCGGTCGACAAGGTCCGCGACTTCGACCGCCGCTTCCGTCCCACCACCGACAAGAGCCGCCAGCGCTGGGAGCAGATCGCCCGGAAGACCCGCGAGGGCCACTACTTCCCGCCGATCGACGTCTACAAGCTCGGCAACCTCTACTTCGTGCGCGACGGCCACCACCGCGTCTCCGTCGCCCGCTCGCTGGGGACCCGCGAGATCGAGGCGATGGTCACCGAGATCGAGACCGTCATCGACACCGAGGGCATCGGCGGCCGCCGCGACCTGGACGGCAAGAACTGGGGCCTGCGGTTCCTCAAGCGGGTGCCGCTCACCGGTCACCGCCGCGCCGAGATCAACTGCACCCGCCCCGACGACTACCACCGGCTCGCCGAGATGGTCGAGGCGTGGGCCTGCCGGCTGATGCACGCCGAGCGCGCCTACTTCGACGAGGAGACGATGGCGCGGCGCTGGTTCGACGAGGAGTACACGCCCGTCCTGCAGATGATCGACGACGCCGGGGTGCGCGGTCCGCTGGAGACCGGCGCCGACGCCTACATCCGCGTGGCCGGCGAGCGCTACCGCCTGATCCGTGAGCACGCCTGGAACACCGAGGTCCTCCAGATGATCCGCGACCAGCAGGAGCGTGCCCGCCGGCGCTCGAGCCCCGGCGGGGCCGTCCGCGCGTGA
- the clpS gene encoding ATP-dependent Clp protease adapter ClpS has product MSTSPVELDEPAVDETTALQTPWVTIVWNDPVNLMSYVSFVFQQHFGYGRKKAEKLMMEVHEQGRSVVSTGTREEMERDVQAMHEYGLWATMQKSDTA; this is encoded by the coding sequence GTGTCCACCTCCCCGGTCGAGCTCGACGAGCCCGCGGTCGACGAGACCACGGCGCTCCAGACCCCCTGGGTGACCATCGTCTGGAACGACCCGGTCAACCTGATGTCCTACGTCTCGTTCGTCTTCCAGCAGCACTTCGGCTACGGCAGGAAGAAGGCGGAGAAGCTGATGATGGAGGTCCACGAGCAGGGCCGCTCGGTGGTCTCGACGGGCACGCGCGAGGAGATGGAGCGCGACGTCCAGGCGATGCACGAGTACGGCCTGTGGGCCACGATGCAGAAGTCCGACACCGCGTGA
- a CDS encoding nicotinate phosphoribosyltransferase, whose product MTSTPGAAASTALLTDHYELTMLQAALASGAAHRRSFFELFPRRLPAGRRYGVVAGVGRALDALESFRFGEAELAFLREERIVDEPTLAWLADYRFHGNVWGYPEGEIYFPYSPLMVVESTFAEAVVLETVLLSIYNHDSAIASAASRMTWAAGERPCIEMGARRTHEGAAVASARAAYVAGFTATSNLRARQKYGVPSTGTSAHSFTLLHDSETDAFRAQVASLGRGTTLLVDTYDIAEAVRLGVEVAGSELGAVRIDSGDLGVLAHEVRHQLDDLGAHDTRIIVTSDLDEFAIAGLASAPVDGYGVGTQLVVGSGHPTCGFVFKLVAREDDRGTLVGVAKKSTDKISIGGRKYALRRLSPQGVAEAEVVGIGSPAVNDGDDRPLLTPLVRDGEVVGREPLKAARARHLRSRDELPQVARQLSKGDPVIETVHER is encoded by the coding sequence GTGACCTCGACTCCCGGTGCCGCAGCGTCGACCGCCCTGCTCACCGACCACTACGAGCTGACGATGCTGCAGGCCGCGCTGGCCAGCGGCGCGGCCCACCGGCGCTCCTTCTTCGAGCTGTTCCCACGCCGGCTGCCGGCCGGTCGCCGCTACGGCGTGGTCGCCGGGGTGGGGCGCGCGCTGGACGCCCTGGAGTCGTTCCGGTTCGGCGAGGCCGAGCTGGCGTTCCTGCGCGAGGAGCGCATCGTCGACGAGCCGACGCTGGCGTGGCTGGCCGACTACCGCTTCCACGGCAACGTCTGGGGCTACCCCGAGGGCGAGATCTACTTCCCCTACTCCCCCCTGATGGTCGTCGAGTCGACCTTCGCGGAGGCCGTGGTGCTCGAGACCGTGCTGCTCTCGATCTACAACCACGACTCGGCGATCGCCTCGGCGGCCTCGCGGATGACCTGGGCGGCCGGCGAGCGTCCCTGCATCGAGATGGGCGCCCGGCGTACGCACGAGGGGGCGGCGGTGGCCAGCGCCCGGGCGGCGTACGTCGCCGGCTTCACCGCCACCTCCAACCTCCGCGCCCGCCAGAAGTACGGCGTCCCCAGCACCGGCACCAGCGCGCACTCCTTCACGCTGCTGCACGACTCCGAGACCGACGCCTTCCGCGCCCAGGTCGCCTCGCTGGGGCGCGGCACGACGCTGCTGGTCGACACCTACGACATCGCCGAGGCCGTCCGGCTCGGCGTCGAGGTGGCCGGCTCCGAGCTCGGCGCGGTGCGCATCGACTCCGGCGACCTCGGCGTGCTCGCCCACGAGGTGCGCCACCAGCTCGACGACCTCGGCGCCCACGACACCCGCATCATCGTCACCAGCGACCTCGACGAGTTCGCGATCGCCGGGCTCGCCTCGGCCCCCGTCGACGGCTACGGCGTCGGCACCCAGCTGGTCGTGGGCAGCGGCCACCCGACCTGCGGCTTCGTCTTCAAGCTGGTGGCCCGCGAGGACGACCGCGGCACGCTCGTCGGGGTCGCCAAGAAGAGCACCGACAAGATCTCGATCGGCGGCCGCAAGTACGCCCTGCGTCGGCTCTCGCCCCAGGGCGTCGCCGAGGCCGAGGTGGTCGGCATCGGCTCCCCCGCGGTCAACGACGGCGACGACCGGCCGCTGCTCACCCCGCTGGTGCGCGACGGCGAGGTCGTCGGCCGCGAGCCGCTCAAGGCCGCCCGGGCGCGGCACCTCCGCTCGCGCGACGAGCTGCCCCAGGTCGCGCGGCAGCTGTCCAAGGGCGACCCCGTGATCGAGACCGTCCACGAGCGGTAG